The following proteins come from a genomic window of Heyndrickxia acidicola:
- a CDS encoding PrsW family intramembrane metalloprotease — protein MKCTNCDYSNHDEVSFCVNCGERFLKKNNGEDENSFFYEFAHYVDFVPKSERSIQPKFHNIFSRVFRKHSNLEAERLFIVGTALTTPKLSEVKDTWPKPWLFSRVFIIALLIFAGFYIGLNYFNNVNFLPGLIIVGAFAVPFTILIFFWEMNAPQNIAFYQVIYFVFIGGILSMLAALVFFDILKHNTNPIAIGIVEETAKTVTVIMFVRFRKYKYILNGLLIGAAIGAGFSAFETSGYALRALLSGGGPNLYNTILWRSIFAPGGHVAWAALTGAAFCRSKRDRHFKFNMLLNFKFLRVFILVVAMHAIWDSPTLGMYPLVQLFLMVISWVVVFLFIRAGLKEIGKRNLAV, from the coding sequence TTGAAGTGCACGAATTGTGACTATTCCAACCATGATGAAGTATCGTTTTGCGTAAATTGTGGCGAGAGGTTTTTAAAAAAGAATAACGGTGAGGATGAAAACAGTTTTTTTTATGAGTTTGCTCATTATGTAGATTTTGTGCCAAAATCGGAAAGGTCGATTCAGCCGAAATTCCATAACATATTTTCGCGGGTCTTCCGTAAACACAGCAATTTGGAAGCTGAACGTTTGTTTATCGTAGGAACTGCTCTCACAACGCCTAAACTCTCGGAAGTAAAAGACACATGGCCTAAACCTTGGCTTTTTTCCAGAGTATTCATCATAGCACTTCTGATTTTTGCAGGTTTTTATATAGGCCTTAATTATTTTAATAATGTAAATTTTTTGCCTGGATTGATTATTGTGGGTGCCTTTGCTGTGCCATTTACAATACTCATCTTCTTTTGGGAAATGAACGCTCCGCAAAATATTGCCTTTTATCAAGTGATTTATTTCGTGTTTATTGGAGGGATTCTCTCCATGTTGGCGGCACTCGTGTTTTTTGATATATTAAAACACAATACCAATCCCATTGCGATTGGCATAGTGGAAGAAACAGCCAAAACTGTAACGGTGATTATGTTTGTACGGTTCCGTAAATACAAATATATTCTAAATGGTCTTCTCATAGGGGCTGCCATTGGGGCGGGTTTCTCAGCTTTTGAAACATCCGGATATGCTCTTAGGGCACTTCTCTCCGGAGGCGGACCGAACCTCTACAACACCATCCTATGGCGATCCATCTTTGCCCCGGGAGGGCATGTTGCATGGGCGGCTTTGACCGGTGCAGCATTCTGCCGATCAAAAAGGGACCGACACTTCAAATTTAACATGCTGTTAAATTTTAAATTCTTACGTGTCTTTATCTTAGTGGTTGCCATGCATGCGATTTGGGACTCCCCGACCCTCGGGATGTATCCCCTTGTCCAGCTTTTTTTAATGGTTATTTCCTGGGTGGTTGTTTTCCTGTTCATTCGAGCAGGTCTTAAGGAAATTGGGAAAAGAAACTTAGCGGTCTAA
- a CDS encoding response regulator transcription factor: MIRLFIAEDQRMLLGALASLLDLEGDMQVVGQAQNGEDALASIMKLQPDICLMDIEMPLRSGLEVAEELSKQSSSAKVIILTTFARPGYFERAVKAGIHGYLLKDGSVDELADSIRGVMKGKRIFSPELMFEAIREENPLTQREQEILIMAADGKTTKEMTSLLFLSSGTIRNYMSEILQKLNAKNRIEAIRIARGKGWL, from the coding sequence ATGATTAGATTATTTATCGCGGAGGACCAGAGAATGCTGCTGGGTGCACTGGCATCTTTGCTGGATCTTGAAGGGGATATGCAGGTAGTGGGACAGGCGCAGAATGGCGAGGATGCCCTTGCTTCTATTATGAAGCTCCAGCCTGATATTTGTCTAATGGATATTGAGATGCCTTTACGAAGCGGGCTTGAAGTTGCCGAGGAGCTTTCAAAACAGTCTTCTTCAGCAAAAGTGATTATTCTTACCACTTTTGCACGGCCGGGATATTTCGAACGTGCAGTAAAAGCAGGCATTCATGGTTATTTGCTAAAAGACGGATCTGTCGATGAACTGGCAGATTCTATTCGAGGAGTAATGAAGGGAAAAAGAATTTTCAGCCCGGAATTAATGTTTGAGGCGATAAGGGAGGAAAATCCGCTTACACAAAGGGAACAGGAAATCCTCATCATGGCTGCTGATGGAAAAACCACAAAGGAAATGACTTCGCTTTTATTCTTATCATCTGGCACCATTCGAAACTATATGTCTGAAATCCTTCAAAAACTCAATGCCAAAAACCGGATAGAGGCAATAAGGATTGCAAGAGGCAAAGGCTGGCTCTAA
- a CDS encoding IS256 family transposase codes for MTQINFTLDFDKLKEEIGKSDLNDIVKSSIVLVLNQYMEMERDRYIQANSHERSSERTDYRNGYYEREMIVNVGKIRLKVPRTRNGEFATDVFEKYARCDKALLLSMLEMVVNGVSTRKVTKIMEELCGESISKSMVSNLTKKLDPLVNDWANRPLNVMYFPYLFVDAMYIKVREHNKVVSKAVYIAMGVNEQNKREIIGLKVDHSESETNWREFFESLKSRGLQSPKLIISDAHQGLKAAITKAFIGTSWQRCTVHMLRNMIQTMPRKDSKEARSQLKAIFKSSNLEEAKKLKDEFMATYEEQKGYQKAILILDEGFDDATQFYTESEDFHIHLRTTNVLERLNSEIRRREQVIRVFPNHQSAFRLIGAVLMDYADTLDLGNRKFLHPQ; via the coding sequence ATGACCCAAATTAATTTTACACTAGACTTCGATAAACTTAAAGAGGAGATCGGAAAATCAGATCTAAACGATATTGTGAAATCCTCTATTGTCCTTGTATTGAATCAATATATGGAAATGGAAAGAGATCGCTATATACAGGCAAATTCCCATGAGCGTTCATCAGAACGGACCGATTATCGAAATGGATACTATGAGAGAGAAATGATTGTGAACGTTGGAAAAATCCGTCTTAAAGTGCCTCGGACAAGAAATGGCGAATTCGCTACGGACGTCTTTGAGAAGTATGCAAGATGTGATAAGGCTTTGCTTTTGTCTATGCTGGAGATGGTCGTAAACGGGGTGTCCACTCGTAAAGTCACGAAGATTATGGAAGAGCTTTGCGGAGAATCTATCTCAAAGTCCATGGTCTCTAATCTAACCAAAAAGCTGGATCCATTGGTGAATGACTGGGCAAACAGGCCTTTAAATGTCATGTACTTCCCCTATCTTTTCGTGGATGCCATGTATATTAAAGTTAGGGAGCACAATAAGGTTGTCTCTAAGGCGGTCTACATCGCGATGGGTGTCAACGAACAAAACAAACGTGAAATCATTGGGTTAAAGGTGGATCATTCCGAAAGTGAAACAAACTGGAGAGAATTCTTTGAATCCCTTAAATCCAGAGGTCTTCAGTCACCAAAGTTAATTATTTCAGATGCTCATCAGGGGTTGAAAGCTGCCATTACCAAAGCCTTCATTGGCACCAGTTGGCAACGTTGTACCGTACACATGTTGAGAAACATGATTCAAACCATGCCCCGTAAGGACTCGAAAGAGGCACGCTCTCAATTAAAGGCGATCTTTAAGTCCTCTAATTTGGAAGAGGCTAAAAAGCTTAAAGACGAATTTATGGCCACATATGAAGAACAAAAGGGATACCAAAAAGCCATTCTTATTCTAGACGAGGGCTTTGATGATGCCACACAATTTTATACAGAATCAGAGGACTTCCACATCCATCTCCGTACGACAAACGTGCTGGAGAGATTAAATTCAGAGATTCGACGGCGTGAACAAGTGATTCGGGTTTTCCCCAATCACCAGTCTGCCTTCCGCTTAATTGGAGCTGTACTGATGGACTATGCCGATACTTTAGATCTAGGTAACCGAAAATTCCTGCATCCTCAATAA
- a CDS encoding lactonase family protein yields the protein MATGKTFRGFIGTYTKGDSKGIYTFTFNTETKKLEDVKAVAELGNPTYLTISPDNQYLYAVEKDGGSGGVSSYSVNSETGELEFLSKQLLEGASPCHISVKHDNSTIVTANYHKGTIESYLVKDNGKVEPRLSVDEHQGSGPNKDRQEKPHAHYSGFTPDEKYVAAIDLGIDAIDTYEVKEGVLKHAHRLTVKAGSGPRHLEFHPNGKFAYVMTELSSEVIALQYNEEDGSFKEVQYISTIPADFTENNQGSAIHVSADGKFVYAANRGHNSIAVFRIHEGNGELELVEITSTEGNWPRDFEFDPTEQFLVASNEESGNLVLYSRNTESGKLSVLQSDAVVPYPVCVKFLNY from the coding sequence ATGGCTACAGGCAAAACATTTAGAGGATTTATTGGTACATACACAAAAGGGGACAGCAAAGGCATTTATACTTTTACATTTAATACAGAAACAAAAAAGCTTGAAGATGTAAAAGCGGTCGCTGAGCTTGGCAACCCTACCTACTTAACCATCAGCCCAGATAACCAATATCTGTATGCTGTCGAAAAAGATGGGGGCTCAGGCGGTGTTTCCTCTTACTCAGTTAATTCAGAAACGGGAGAGCTTGAATTTTTAAGCAAGCAGCTTCTTGAAGGCGCATCCCCTTGCCACATCAGTGTAAAGCATGATAACAGCACGATTGTAACTGCTAATTACCATAAAGGAACCATTGAATCTTATTTAGTAAAAGACAATGGAAAAGTAGAGCCTCGTCTTTCTGTCGATGAGCATCAGGGAAGCGGCCCAAACAAAGACAGACAGGAAAAACCCCATGCCCACTATTCCGGTTTTACACCAGATGAAAAATATGTTGCAGCAATTGATTTAGGAATAGATGCAATAGATACATATGAAGTAAAAGAAGGGGTGCTAAAGCACGCCCACAGACTAACGGTTAAAGCAGGAAGCGGTCCCCGCCATTTGGAATTCCATCCAAACGGAAAATTTGCATATGTCATGACAGAGCTAAGCTCAGAAGTCATTGCCCTTCAATATAATGAAGAAGATGGAAGCTTTAAAGAAGTTCAATATATCTCAACCATTCCAGCAGACTTTACAGAAAATAATCAGGGCAGTGCCATTCATGTTTCTGCTGATGGAAAATTTGTTTATGCTGCCAACCGAGGACATAACAGTATTGCTGTCTTCCGGATCCATGAAGGAAACGGAGAGCTTGAACTTGTGGAAATCACTTCTACAGAAGGGAACTGGCCAAGGGACTTTGAGTTTGATCCAACGGAACAATTCCTTGTTGCCTCTAACGAAGAATCCGGTAATCTTGTTTTGTACTCACGCAATACGGAATCAGGAAAACTTTCTGTTCTTCAATCTGATGCAGTAGTTCCTTATCCAGTTTGTGTGAAATTCTTAAATTATTAA
- a CDS encoding dynamin family protein: MTIEKQLINKTYFERFVEEAEGSHPVQILGNAYMEEQQKEMSDLSYIRYAQGEVYFHNRDYEAAIFKWENIRNELEPWAKKNMADAYLELNLLQTAEDVYKSVTSVNVDLNTEVSLQLFSIYIEQGKLDTAVREIKGTISLNPDYPNVTDIARSFFAEQKDWKNAVELAVNEALRTDSVQWFDTLKSYIDKGYTAELPPGYFDEVLLKLYDIDQIRFEQLVLSLWESYRQNGNYFAWIKGFNRLFMPLETNHYDSWNQLTKVYYDDYVAFISGSYLMRDLQDIIPDYLVNWLKISTASNALIASAAVLSWGELFEGSISLSSVQEAEKILMQSNEQIDVIGDALDLFDVLNIWAAKHDLSAGHRLEWIIQELADVNAKHALVAGASNSGQSAFINSVLGEDLLEMPSSTVIVLKNHEEAEMNEVTDSQINPISSLDDFDQITALNARNDAENALIEFKIPSAFLEENGAVLVDIPPFNENRRHRMELFDYLPMADSLLFILNPDTPLTDTECDLLLQVKERHPLLPVLFILNQTESTINEQEMLQVLEDTRSRAAAYFPNAKVVAYSSRNASSTQLLEITRFIQSQIHERYASQERANKVLYFVRKAISTILETRVKIENQLSDTIKWNKEMVSKINGAIHQVGDMEKEKNYVIKKSFRNIIEETKQELKDEIPKILRGSSEYITEDSDFRKIHLQLNEEMNKRVHVYLQETVLPKFYQSIQGWIASSNGELYQAQTYLEEMSESFNALYGEERIALECDFKILDDWRRDADRMTSGLHLEKVNILLRHTPSQILLKSAGKLFGSLGQNKAMLYTRYKRFVENEDYQEATASITDKFLQQFELFEQALARDITMFFRNSLNVLNQNVEQAKREITKDEDMLEKMNANPEVYRDPLTLFELRVRQYEWVAEMGKIIEYA, from the coding sequence ATGACGATTGAGAAGCAACTAATCAATAAGACTTATTTTGAAAGGTTTGTAGAAGAGGCTGAAGGCAGCCATCCGGTGCAGATCCTTGGAAATGCATATATGGAAGAACAGCAAAAAGAAATGTCTGATTTGTCATATATCCGTTATGCACAAGGAGAGGTATATTTTCATAACCGAGATTATGAAGCCGCCATTTTTAAATGGGAAAACATTAGGAATGAGCTGGAGCCCTGGGCAAAGAAAAATATGGCTGATGCCTATTTAGAATTAAATTTGCTGCAAACAGCTGAGGATGTATACAAATCCGTTACATCTGTCAATGTAGATTTGAATACAGAAGTGTCCTTACAGCTTTTCTCCATATACATAGAGCAGGGCAAATTAGACACTGCCGTCAGGGAAATTAAAGGGACCATTTCCTTGAATCCTGATTATCCAAATGTGACCGATATTGCACGATCTTTCTTTGCCGAACAAAAAGATTGGAAAAATGCAGTTGAGCTTGCTGTCAACGAGGCACTGCGTACGGATTCAGTCCAATGGTTTGATACACTGAAGTCTTATATTGATAAGGGATATACCGCGGAATTGCCTCCGGGTTATTTTGATGAGGTTTTATTAAAGCTTTATGACATAGATCAAATCCGTTTTGAACAGCTGGTTCTTTCTTTATGGGAAAGCTACAGGCAAAATGGCAACTATTTTGCCTGGATTAAAGGATTTAACCGTCTTTTTATGCCGCTTGAAACCAATCATTACGATTCATGGAATCAATTAACTAAGGTTTACTATGATGATTATGTTGCTTTTATCAGCGGAAGCTACTTAATGCGTGATTTGCAGGATATCATACCTGATTATCTCGTTAATTGGCTGAAAATCTCTACAGCTTCAAACGCCCTTATTGCATCAGCAGCTGTTTTATCATGGGGAGAGCTATTCGAAGGCAGCATCAGCTTATCGTCCGTACAGGAAGCTGAAAAAATTCTCATGCAGTCAAATGAACAAATCGATGTCATAGGAGATGCTCTTGATCTCTTTGATGTATTGAATATATGGGCTGCTAAGCATGATCTATCTGCAGGTCATAGGCTGGAATGGATCATTCAGGAGCTTGCTGACGTAAATGCTAAGCACGCATTGGTTGCTGGTGCATCAAACAGCGGGCAATCGGCATTTATTAATTCAGTATTGGGAGAAGATTTGTTGGAAATGCCTTCATCTACTGTCATCGTCCTTAAAAATCATGAAGAGGCAGAGATGAATGAGGTAACGGATAGCCAAATTAATCCCATTTCCTCTCTGGATGATTTTGATCAAATAACTGCGTTGAATGCAAGAAATGATGCAGAGAATGCATTGATAGAATTTAAAATTCCGTCTGCCTTTTTAGAGGAAAATGGCGCAGTTTTAGTTGATATTCCGCCTTTTAACGAAAATAGAAGACATCGCATGGAACTGTTCGATTATTTGCCGATGGCGGATAGTTTGCTGTTTATCTTAAATCCGGATACTCCATTAACGGATACAGAATGTGATCTTTTACTTCAGGTGAAAGAAAGACATCCGTTGCTGCCAGTTTTATTTATTTTAAATCAAACCGAAAGCACCATTAATGAACAGGAAATGCTTCAGGTACTAGAAGATACGCGTTCTAGGGCTGCAGCCTATTTTCCTAATGCAAAGGTCGTTGCTTATTCTTCCCGCAATGCCAGCAGTACGCAGCTTCTGGAAATTACGCGGTTCATTCAGTCTCAAATACATGAAAGATATGCCTCTCAGGAAAGAGCAAACAAGGTACTATATTTTGTGAGAAAGGCGATTTCTACCATTTTGGAGACCCGTGTAAAAATAGAGAACCAGCTTTCAGATACAATTAAGTGGAATAAAGAAATGGTGTCTAAAATTAATGGTGCCATTCATCAAGTAGGAGATATGGAAAAAGAGAAAAACTACGTAATAAAGAAATCCTTCCGTAATATCATTGAGGAGACTAAGCAGGAATTAAAGGATGAAATTCCAAAAATTTTGCGCGGATCCTCAGAATATATTACAGAAGACAGTGATTTCCGCAAGATACATTTACAGTTGAATGAGGAAATGAATAAAAGAGTCCATGTTTACTTACAGGAAACGGTATTGCCGAAATTCTATCAATCCATTCAGGGATGGATTGCATCTTCCAATGGAGAACTTTATCAAGCACAAACATATTTAGAAGAAATGAGCGAGAGCTTTAACGCTCTTTATGGCGAAGAGCGGATTGCGCTTGAATGTGACTTCAAGATCCTGGATGATTGGCGGAGAGATGCTGACAGGATGACTAGCGGTCTACATCTTGAAAAAGTAAATATTTTGCTTCGCCATACACCATCTCAAATTCTGCTGAAGAGTGCAGGGAAATTATTTGGCAGCCTGGGACAAAACAAAGCCATGCTTTATACAAGGTATAAAAGATTTGTAGAAAATGAGGACTATCAGGAAGCAACGGCTTCCATCACCGATAAGTTTCTTCAGCAGTTTGAGTTATTTGAACAGGCGCTTGCCCGTGATATAACCATGTTCTTCAGAAATTCTTTGAATGTACTGAATCAAAATGTGGAGCAGGCTAAGCGTGAAATTACGAAAGACGAAGACATGCTCGAAAAAATGAATGCAAATCCTGAAGTATACCGTGATCCGCTGACTCTGTTTGAGCTAAGAGTGCGCCAATATGAGTGGGTAGCAGAAATGGGCAAAATCATAGAGTATGCTTAA
- a CDS encoding aromatic acid exporter family protein — translation MKKQHFIGGRIAKTGIAVLSTALICNWLHWPAVFAVITSIVSIEPTVMDSIKKGLVRFPASAIGSAFAVLFISLFHDSPITYAAAAVFTIFTCYKLKLHDGLLVAALTSVAMVDVIHSNLIIAFFIRLGTTTIGLVVSALVNFLILPPNYSLTISKRITVLLADTGKNLTAIIDTLLNSENDFLHPVDSFLHAREELDKSERLCQFQKEDWRFHRFTEVEYQAFYIDEYKLQQLRKIHYHLGNLMFIPKQPLRWTMDQKENIASLTESLVNALRTPATMYNNLHLVKEARAYFKTLILELEADEREHSAGVFSSEFIILYELLSIFELIETLYSKPQGSASFSNA, via the coding sequence TTGAAGAAGCAACACTTTATTGGCGGCAGAATTGCGAAAACAGGTATTGCCGTCTTGTCAACTGCACTCATATGCAATTGGCTTCACTGGCCTGCTGTATTTGCAGTTATTACTTCTATCGTTTCTATTGAGCCCACAGTAATGGATTCTATAAAAAAAGGATTAGTCCGGTTTCCTGCCTCCGCTATTGGATCAGCCTTTGCTGTCCTTTTTATTTCCTTATTTCACGATTCACCCATTACCTACGCAGCTGCTGCTGTCTTTACTATATTCACATGCTACAAGCTAAAGCTTCATGATGGTCTGCTTGTTGCTGCTCTTACTTCGGTAGCCATGGTGGATGTCATACACAGCAATCTTATTATTGCTTTTTTTATACGTCTTGGAACAACTACTATCGGCTTAGTTGTATCTGCATTAGTAAATTTTCTCATTCTGCCCCCGAATTATTCGTTAACGATTTCAAAACGTATTACTGTACTATTAGCGGACACAGGAAAAAATCTAACTGCTATTATTGACACACTTTTAAACTCAGAAAATGATTTTTTACATCCTGTAGATTCATTCCTCCATGCAAGGGAGGAATTGGATAAGTCTGAAAGGCTTTGTCAGTTTCAAAAAGAGGATTGGCGTTTTCACCGTTTCACGGAGGTGGAATATCAAGCTTTTTATATAGATGAATATAAGCTTCAGCAATTAAGGAAAATTCATTATCATCTGGGAAATCTCATGTTTATACCAAAACAGCCTTTACGATGGACAATGGACCAAAAAGAGAATATTGCCTCACTTACAGAATCTTTGGTTAATGCCCTTAGAACCCCTGCAACTATGTATAACAATTTGCACTTAGTAAAAGAAGCACGTGCGTATTTTAAAACTCTTATTCTAGAATTAGAGGCAGATGAAAGGGAACATTCTGCAGGGGTTTTCTCTTCTGAATTTATCATTCTTTATGAATTGCTTTCTATTTTTGAATTAATAGAAACTCTTTACAGCAAGCCACAAGGCTCTGCCTCCTTTTCCAATGCTTAG
- a CDS encoding GNAT family N-acetyltransferase, with product MVSIRELAENEQVFLMEMLYESMYIPEEKPPKEVLLKLPHLKNYSEGWGRKGDRALIAINNDDEAIGAAWYRLFSETEKGYGFVDVCIPELGIALKEEARGMGAGTKLMEAILLQAKRDGYAALSLSVDPANHQAVHLYKKLGFIECGASGTSITMLCSLAEKS from the coding sequence ATGGTTTCTATTAGGGAACTTGCAGAAAATGAGCAGGTGTTTTTAATGGAGATGCTCTATGAATCAATGTATATTCCTGAAGAAAAGCCTCCCAAAGAAGTTCTTCTTAAACTGCCACATTTAAAAAATTACAGTGAGGGGTGGGGAAGAAAAGGTGATCGGGCACTTATTGCAATAAATAATGATGACGAGGCTATAGGGGCAGCGTGGTACCGCTTATTCAGTGAAACTGAAAAAGGATACGGCTTCGTAGACGTTTGTATTCCTGAACTGGGGATTGCGCTAAAAGAAGAAGCAAGAGGAATGGGGGCAGGCACTAAGCTGATGGAAGCGATTCTTTTACAGGCAAAAAGAGACGGATACGCTGCCCTATCCCTAAGTGTTGATCCCGCAAATCATCAAGCAGTTCACTTGTATAAGAAGCTGGGATTTATAGAGTGCGGAGCTTCAGGGACATCCATTACCATGTTATGTTCACTTGCTGAAAAATCATAG
- a CDS encoding class I SAM-dependent methyltransferase, giving the protein MKKDFFEGIQKDTYANRGAGDNWKDAIRKRVDIKNKTAADIGIGGGIYSIALAELGAARVIGIDIAENMLAAARSNCHSYPQIEFQLGHASDTKLKDQEVDVILERALIHHLTESQLKDCFVEAKRILQDEGVYIIQDRTSEDCLVKGSPEHLRGYFFDIYPQLKKKDISRRHSIETVHDTLFQSGFREVEFFTLWENRKLYQSGEELRQEILDRKGRSILFELNDQQLEVLADKILEKAEGEFPLQEKERWTIWIAMK; this is encoded by the coding sequence ATGAAAAAGGATTTTTTTGAAGGAATTCAAAAGGACACTTACGCTAATCGCGGAGCAGGGGACAATTGGAAAGATGCCATTCGAAAGCGTGTGGACATCAAAAATAAGACTGCAGCCGACATTGGAATAGGAGGAGGTATTTATTCCATTGCCCTGGCAGAGCTTGGTGCAGCAAGGGTTATAGGAATCGATATAGCTGAAAACATGCTGGCAGCAGCCCGCAGTAACTGCCATTCGTACCCTCAAATTGAATTTCAGCTGGGCCATGCAAGCGATACAAAATTAAAGGATCAAGAAGTAGATGTCATTTTGGAAAGAGCATTGATTCACCATCTTACAGAGAGTCAATTAAAGGATTGTTTTGTGGAGGCAAAACGCATCTTACAGGATGAAGGTGTGTATATTATACAAGACAGGACATCGGAGGATTGTCTGGTGAAAGGCAGTCCAGAGCACCTGAGAGGATACTTTTTTGATATATACCCTCAGCTTAAGAAGAAGGATATTTCCAGAAGACATTCTATTGAGACTGTACATGATACATTATTTCAATCAGGATTTAGAGAAGTTGAATTTTTTACACTTTGGGAAAATAGAAAACTTTATCAATCCGGAGAAGAACTGAGACAGGAAATTTTAGATCGAAAGGGCCGGTCCATTCTTTTTGAATTGAACGATCAACAGCTTGAAGTGCTTGCAGATAAGATTCTGGAAAAAGCAGAGGGGGAATTCCCGCTTCAGGAAAAAGAAAGATGGACCATTTGGATTGCAATGAAATAA
- a CDS encoding site-2 protease family protein encodes MKTSKKASGFLGGIFVLLLSKLKYLVVVLKIAKLHTLLSLLLSIGAYAFIYGWKFAIVFVYLLFIHEMGHLIAAKRKGLPTTAAVFIPFMGALIGIKEKPKTIKDDAYIAYMGPLAGLLSILPLYLLYFVTHQGFWMVMIQVGAMLNLFNLIPMMPLDGGHIARMLSKKLLIAGLLGVLAMAIFSPDPILILLLIFGTIHIFTMRKEGKELVELKIWQDEFKMGSLLWEELLHEYSYLEINERQLWLNRKIYEYKQEIAQIKSLFEAAKNWEEQSGFNAKAEAIQGVVQQLESLYDNDSTEQIVQSKFNQISEEVKKQESYEKTSPKERWLTFGAYLLLIVLLSGSMVYSMHMVEMLNIHPF; translated from the coding sequence ATGAAAACATCCAAGAAAGCATCCGGTTTTTTAGGGGGCATTTTCGTTCTTCTGCTGTCAAAGCTTAAGTATCTCGTTGTCGTACTGAAAATTGCCAAGCTGCATACCCTTCTTTCCCTGCTTCTCAGCATTGGCGCTTACGCTTTCATATATGGCTGGAAGTTTGCCATTGTATTTGTTTATTTGCTATTTATTCATGAAATGGGACATCTTATAGCGGCAAAACGAAAAGGCTTGCCGACAACAGCCGCTGTCTTTATCCCCTTTATGGGTGCTCTTATAGGTATTAAGGAAAAACCAAAAACGATTAAAGATGATGCCTATATTGCCTATATGGGGCCGCTCGCTGGATTGCTGTCCATTCTTCCGCTCTACTTGCTGTATTTTGTAACTCATCAAGGATTTTGGATGGTTATGATACAAGTTGGCGCAATGTTAAACCTATTTAACCTTATCCCAATGATGCCTCTTGACGGCGGCCATATTGCAAGAATGTTAAGTAAAAAACTCTTAATTGCAGGGCTGCTTGGTGTATTGGCCATGGCTATTTTCAGTCCGGACCCCATCCTGATTTTACTGCTCATTTTTGGGACCATCCATATTTTTACCATGCGTAAAGAAGGAAAGGAATTAGTAGAGTTAAAAATCTGGCAGGACGAGTTTAAAATGGGATCCTTGCTTTGGGAAGAGCTTCTCCACGAGTATTCTTATTTGGAAATAAATGAAAGGCAGCTGTGGTTGAATCGCAAAATTTATGAGTACAAGCAGGAAATAGCACAAATAAAATCATTGTTCGAGGCTGCGAAAAACTGGGAGGAACAGTCTGGGTTTAACGCAAAAGCGGAAGCCATCCAAGGAGTTGTCCAGCAGCTGGAATCACTATATGACAATGATTCTACGGAACAAATTGTTCAATCAAAATTTAACCAAATCAGTGAAGAAGTGAAGAAACAAGAAAGTTATGAAAAAACCTCGCCCAAGGAACGATGGCTCACTTTTGGTGCCTATCTTCTGCTCATTGTCCTGTTATCAGGGAGCATGGTGTATTCTATGCACATGGTTGAAATGCTTAACATTCACCCATTTTGA